The segment agacctatatttatatgaaagacaattccctttaacatgtgggatatggaaaacacaaacctaacctaaatagaaacttccttttcctatttctaggtttccttattgtgtttatcttaacatattaaacatctaataatatgttaagtttccacaagcttggaattatccaacattcacccccttaattccaacttgaaTTAGGGAGATCAATTTCTTGAACTCCGATTAAGCTCCTCATTTGCTTGAACTTAATCATCAAGTAATCATCCTCCACCACACCATGGTGTGCGAATCCACCCATTGAATTCACATCTTTCTCAAGGTTAGACCGGATGCTCTCCTTGCTTCCGTACCGCTTCTTCTTAGAATCGGCCCAGTTCTTGTATAACCTTCTCATGACCTCTTCACTTAAGTTGCGATGAGTCTTGTGGCTGAAGTTCACTGCAATGATAACTCTGGTCACATCCGCCATCTTGCGTACGTGAGCTCTGGTAAAGATGTCGGCCTTCTGCTCAACACCCAACAGTTTTATCTCTGGTTCATCTTCATCCTTTGAGAACCTTGACTTCATTGGTACGTGCGTTGTGTCGCACGCTTCCACCTTTGTGTCACACACTCCTCTGTGAGtcgtgttacacactccttCGTGAGTCGTGTTACACACTTCCATCTTTGTGTCACACAGGATTCCTTGAGCATACCTCTCTTGCTTTATTCTGATTCTGTCTGCTCCTTGAATCACCTCTATGCCAAGGTAGTACGTTAGCTTACCTAAATCTGACATCTCGAACTTCTTAGACATCTCCTCCTTGAATTGCCTAATCATCTTAAGTGAAGTCCCTGTCACAAATAGATCATCAACGTAgatggcaatgatcaagacgtctcctccttcagtcttgcagtacactgatggttccttcgtgcacttctcaaatctcatctccttgagaacCTGATCAAGTTTCACACTCCATGCTCTGGGTGCCTGGCGTAACACATGCAACGTCTTGTGTAACACACAAACTCGAtcctcttctcttttcttctcagaaccagtcggtctatctacaagctcccatatcttgtttcttgtgatagactccaactcgtcttccatagcttcaacccaatcttcttcacaagataggttgaactcatctgaggcaatctctcctcctctatcggtgcatcCTAGATTGAACACATCTGAGGcaacctctcctcctctatcggtgcaacctagattgaacatagctgaggcaacctctcctcctctatcggtgtgaGATCTTTTGAACCGATAGAATGCCTCACGATTATCTGCTGGTGTTGGTGGTGTGATACATCCACACAAATTTCCAAGCAATAATCTCACTGGCTTTGATGTACAAATCATGGCCTTAGTCAGGAATGTGTCTCTGGCTTGCTTCCCTGCGAGACATGTGTCACACACGCCTTCTTTGTGTGTTACACTCGGGAATGAGTGTCTCGTTTGCTTCTCTGCGAGACATGTGTCACACACGCCTTCTTCGTGTGTTACACTCTGCATTCCTACGACCATCTCCTTCCTTACcatgttgttcatcactccatagcatatatgtccttgtcgagcatgccacctccatgtagcatcttcgtccctgacatgtaaacattccgggtagcttatctccataggggtcttgtagagacggtttggagatcttgtcacacgaactagcaaccttccatgcGAATCTGTGAGCGTTAAGTAGACATCTTTCATGTTAACCTCACATCCGTTCTCTGTTGCTTGCCCAAGACTCAATATATTGTGCTTCAGATCGGGTATGTAGTATATGTCCTTGAGTGCCTTCTTCTCTCCAGTCTTGCACACAAAGGTAACCACACCCTTTCCTACAATGTCAACACACGATCCATCACCAAACTTCACCTTCCCTTTGGTGTTGAGATTCAAACTCGAAAAGAACTCCTTGTTCCCTGTCATGTGATTGCTCGCTCCATTATCCAAATACCAGACACTTGCATTGCCTTTGTCGATATCAAGATTCTTCGGAATCACCTTATCTTCATTCAAAAACACCACCTCGTGTACATAGAGTGCATCAGCCTCTTCTGTCTCGTTTAGGTTagtttcttgattcttctctgtCTTTTCGGGACAGACAGTTGCGTAGTGACCAGGCTTGTCACATCTCCAACATATCAACTTTGAACGATTCTTCTTCGAGTTGTTATCTTCGGTGTGTGACGCACGGTTTTGGTTGTGTGACCTACCTCGACCTCTGCCTCTACCGTTccgtcctcttcctctaccacgggaattctcatagcccctctgactatgctcttcattgttcgaaaacattagcttcccttggtcttctttctgagtttcttctcctacacgctcctcgtacgccttaagccttccaactatgtcttcaaaccccgtcgagttgagatctaggacttgctcaagtgatgctacgatctggatatacttgtgtcttggaagacccttcaagaacttcttgaccatcttggattcttctatgttttctcccaacgaggttgctttggatgataggcccgatatcttccccgcgaagtcatcgaccgtatctgaatcatccatcttcaaccTATCAAACTCTGTCATCAACGTCTGAAGTCTCGCCTCCCTTACACGATCAGCTCCTAGGTGTCGCGACTTGATGGCGTTCCAGATCTCTTTTGATGCGGTTTGTTCTCCCACCTGGAGAATCAAAGTCTCTGGAacagattgaaacaaaagagctatcgcaacatcgttcttcttttgatcatctgaaccgggttcgattgtgtcccacacttcatgaacacgtagtagaaccttcatcctcatcgaccaaactgtgtagtttgtcgatgacaacatcggacattggatggatgtagatccaaagtccttcgtgcgtggagccctagtcacgtcagccatcttgccgtcgcgatctcttgttcacaagcaccaggatcttaagctacaacttaagcttagatcgagtctccaacctgaggctctgataccaattcagatctcttagaaacacaaagagttataagaacaacttttcttattagctttagaaactactcaaaactaaagctctcaatatgtttcacttagatcatatggaacacctctccattagacctatatttatatgaaagacaattccctttaacatgtgggatatggaaaacacaaacctaacctaaatagaaacttccttttcctatttctaggtttccttattgtgtttatcttaacatattaaacatctaataatatgttaagtttccacaagcttggaattatccaacatcCTCATCATCAAGTACCTCTTGTGATGATGGAACCAACAAGTTGTAACTACTACCAAACGTCACCCTCTTGTAACCTAGAACAAAAGCCACTGATCACTTTCAAGAACATGGTCAAGATTGAAGAAGAACCGGAGAGAACAAACCCTTATAATCCTCAGCATCAAAATTCTATCACAAACCCTTTTGATGTCTCCTTCTCCCAGCTCTTGTTAGATCCTAATTACTACTTAGGATCAGGAGGAGGAGCAGAAGGGGATTTTGCTATCATGAGTAGCAGCACAAATTCTCCATTACCAAACACAAGTGGTGATCAAAATGAACATCAGCAGCAAGAGATTCTTCAATGGTTTGGGAGTAGTAATCTTCAGACAGAAGCAAGCAGTGATATGTTCTTAAACAACATAGGGAATCTTGAGACCAACGAGGACACAAGATTCTACTCATCATTAGCCGGTGTTGGAGCGGCTTTGGCCGGAGGAACGACGAGTACATCGGCAGATCAAAGCACAATAAGTTGGGAGGACATAACATCTCTTGTTAATTCCGAAGATGCAAGTTACTTCAATGGGCCAAATTAATTAtgtgtattttttaataaatatttaacttttatATAAAGAGGTTTCattttgtataaatatgtaTCATTAGGGGTCGCCCGATTAATTACATGGACTAAGATTAATGTTCATGCAGagatttgtttattttagtttcaactTAGCTTTACTCACGAACATTTTATATTGATATTTGAGTTTTTCTTTATGGTTAATGATCTTATAATTTTGAAAGAGATTCTACCTTTTAGCTTCTTCTTTTCCCCTAATTGTGCTTAGATATTTTATAATCTTTGCAAATAACACTACCTCTGACACATAAAAGAAGGAAACAGCTATGAACCTGAGAGCCTAAAAGAGGACTGTCTTTTAGACGCACCATCATCGATCACCAATTACACATTATAGGACTACATAGTTCTTCaatatcttaataaaattaaagttcatatgtacattttttttttaatgtactTTTTAATGTACTTCAGTGCTATTTATATAGTTCTTTTATATACTAAACAGTGTAATGTTAGGTGCCTATGGTGATGGAGAATCCAAGGATGATTTTCTGCCATGTTTTCTATTCAACTCCACAAGAGCCTGTATATATATAACGTATACGTATAtgcataaattttaatacatgtCATTTATAACAGTGAATACATTTTGGACAGTCAAATTTTACCAAATAAGGTCATGTATAACCAACcacttttttatttgtatataagtTAAGTCACGAATGACGTTGGATGCTTTCAATAATACTACtaagataaatttaaaatatcgtGAAGGGGCTACGAATCataaaaatttacataaaagaaataaagaaaatctATATTGTATAACTCATTCCTCAGAAATTCACCACTAGGTGCATGTTTTATCATTTGGCTAATTACAGCTACCTCATGCTATGATCTGGTCAGAAATTAAGTAACCTATGTTATTCAGTTATTTGTGTAACTTTTTGTGGTAGTGCACATATAAATGCGTGCGTATTTATACAAATAGTTGGTAGCGTACCATACATGGTTGAATCTATATGGCTTTGTCTGATCAGAGATACTCCGACAAACACTCGAATACATAAGTGTGTGTATGCACAACTATATGTGTTAGCtgtcatttatttaattattttgctTTCATAGTTAGTATTTTAATTgtctaataaattaatataaaatatcctTTCCCCTAGTGTAATGCGACTTGTGCTACTCAGATCTCCCCGTTTTGTAATGTAAAATGTACCTGCAACCATTAATATCTTTGCTTAAAAAAAACGTTAATGTGTTAAACTATAATTAAAAGTACATATGTATGAATTGGTTCTTCTTTTACTTTTATAGACTGTTAATAAATGactgaataaataaatagataaataaacaaatacttAGCAAAATGAAGAAGAGTTATTTTCGAGCATGATTAATGGGAAGTTTTTAGGGTGAGATTTTTAGCGGAATACAAGAAACCGtctattaatttttaactaaaaaaactaagaaccggatcttaaatatcttatttaagaattggttcatttttttttggttaaaagttaagagacaaTTTCTTATATTCCACTAAAAATTTCACCCTAAGAATTCCCACTCTTACCAATTCAACGAAAGTGTACGCACAGCTTTGAAACCATCTCTAGACAGTTTGGTCTCAAAGATCACAGAATCAAATGATGTCACTCAAAATTACCTCTCTCTGTTTGAGTTTTGCACATATCTTTGCCCATTCAAACCTAAAAAAAAGTCATTTTTTTAGTGAAACTAATGATATGACGACCAGTTAACCTAACAATATCTAACAGGCAGCTACACTTAAAACCTCTAGCTAtagaaaatgacatttttatggTTTATTGCGCCGTGCTTGACTGATAAACTATACgtcaatatttaataattaagaGAGTGGAATTTTTTGTTGATTTCAGTTTTGTACATACATACACTTAAGGACAACATAAGTATATATGCTCCcaaagaatagttgaaaaactAGCTAGTCTCTGAAAGACAAGTCATTTGGTATGTTCCAAACATTCTCTACAAACAGAAAAACGACAAATCATATGGAATTATCCGCCTCTAattaatacataaattaattcCCAAATTATGATACACAACTACgaaaaagtaattaaattaaataatcgtACCCTAGGCAGGAACTCTAGAGATAGTGATGAAGATTATGTATGTAAGCACTTGCATTAGTGGATGGCGAGACGTGTCATGGCCATGTACCTGTATGCTATactttttttggtctaaatgtaTGCTATACTTAGCTTAGCCATATAACATTTTTAGTGTTATTCTCTTTTGATAATATACATTTAACTAAATACTCCAactattctcttcttcttttttaaagaATAACTGAACCGATGGATTTTATTGAAACTatgcatataaataaataattatatttggatataatcatataaacattaataatatatttatacactTCTTGGGTCTAGATAAAGCAATACACGAAAAGAAGGAAAATGGAATAATTATCTTTGAGAATAGTTCAAGGAGCAAAACGTTATAAGAACTAGAGACACtgctgttcaaaaaaaaaagaactagagACACCATAGATGCATGAATATACGGACTCACttatgattaatttaattaattgatTAATGGTACATTCTGTCAAACCTCTAGACGATAAGTAAAACAACACCATATGAAACCTTGATTAGCCTTGCGACAATTCGCCCCACGACGACCTgttgtatatttttataattttattttctttgtttagcCACTAAAGTTGGACCATTGTCAAAAAGGAACCAACGTACTTgacaatttataaatttatataatgcAGCTGATGCTGACACTCACTAATTTTTTTGcctttttataataataatcatcTTTTCAACTTTGTGTTTCTGTTTTCTGTCCATATAAAAGTTaggaattttgtttttatttacataaaataGTGTAACGTTTTTTGTGGAAATGGTTATGGCTAATGGGAGTGATGTCGCCTCCTCTGATTGTTTTCTACGtacttttaacttttaattaattaatatattgtttCCATCACGCAGACGAGATTTGGCTATTTCTTGTTATCTACTTATGGAGGAAAGGGATACGGGGAAATTTCAGCTACTTTAAATAAACTGATAAAATATTTTCCactaattattttcataatatatttactattatttatttatattactttCCACTACTTTAAATTTCAGCTACTTTAAGTAAAATCCAGATCAAAACATCCCGCAAATGACCTTCGAatcaaactctttttttttttcgttttaaaaCGCTAGTAAAGCCCATGAAAGCCCGTATAAATGAAAAACATAAGGTACATTATTAGATATGATCAATATGTTTCGTTAAGGCTCATAAAAGCCCATTAGTTACTTGACCAGAAGAGCAGAAGTCAAAGCAAATACTCAAGTGGTGGGTTTAAATTTGAGGATTAAGCATCATATGTCACTAAATTACTTAGGTTTGAAGGGAGGAAGAGCCACTAAATTTCTTCTTTGGagaaaaaatcaacaaaaaagtCAATTAAACAAAGAGATTAATTTGAGAGTATAAACAATGTTTAAAAAGGTGGGAAGAAGAGGATGAACATTGATAGACTCCATGAGCATTAATCCGACGACTCTATATTATAATTCACGCCGGTGCATCTAAGCCAAAGAAACAAATCTCTGagtgatttgattcttgttttctaAGTAACAGATGTGCGATGAATCTTCGTAATTGCACACATATTAAGTGGATGTATACACAAAGCACAACATTGATTAAAGTTCTACggtaattaaatataataaaaagtggAAATATGCCCGTCTATAAGAAAAGGTTAAGTGACTTCCCGACTCATAAGCTATGCATCAAGTACGAGAAAAAGCTAACGTGGCCCTCATGCCATATTAGCATTTTGATTCCGGTATTTTATACTAGGCGTCATGTTTGTCCTCTAAAAAACTGTGTACTGATGCACAGGGTGTGTCATGTAAGTAACAAAGCCATGCGTAGATGGCCCCTCATGCATATATGAAGGACATCAAACGGGCCATGCGTTTAGTTTATGTAATTATCCAAGTGATTTGTCCTATTGGTTGGAGTCAGTGATGGAGATAAACCAAATTTCACAATTCATGTTTGTTATGTATATGAATCTGATCATTGTATATGTATATGGAGAAGATGTTATATGTTTATGTCTTATGGCATGTGATATGGCTTACTCGTGAAGCCCACGTGACTCAAAGCTTGGTTCAAACTTGACATGTTATATAgtcttctacttcttcttctttttttttgttaatgagGTTTCAATATAGTTTTATTCTCTTCTACTTTACAGTACATTTTTTAAACATACTTTACAATACGTTGATACATAGAAACTCACTCtgtataaaaatacatattgaCTATGATTCTTTACTAATTAAATTCCATAATTACTAATTAAGTTACATGACATATGGCTTTTATACGTACTTAGCAATGTAACTTGGAATTCCATTAGGTTTACACTAAGCTTGGAACTGACATTCACACAACttaaataaatcacaaaattTAATATCATAAGGATATATACCATCAAACAAATTCTATATGATTAGTATATAACTAAGTTGACGTAccgaattttttttcttataatatcaTAAGTATCATTCCATTTGTCGTTTAATATATTTGGAAGTAATACTAACGACCATGATAAACGACGAAAATTTTCTGGTACAACGACTACACAAATCTCAGTTTGTATAGTTATGGTCGGTCATATGCAATTAAGACTTTCAAGTACAATACTCAATCACGGATTATCAAATCCAACCAAATTCTCAATCTCTTATTTCTCAAAATACATACATATCTTTAAATTAGTACAATTTTTAATcgaattattaattatttcagACAGGTCTTTGGGGACTCAACCACCAGATTAATGCTCATCACATGTAAGGATCATTTGCCGTTATGGCCTGTGTGGCCGCATATTATGCTCAAGTTAAATAAGTTTCGGTTAGCAAAGTTGTATTTTATATAGTTCCTAGTGTTCGTAGTACCAACAAGGCTCATggcattttcaaaaaaaaagaaaaaattagttgtttgatatgtatatattctaTTTCTATCTATAATAGGCTTTTAGCATCATATAACCTTTGACCGGTATCTTATATAATGATTAGGCTATTATGTGACACTTTATCCTACTTTATCCCTCCGAAATAATttacagaaaataaataaaatggttATAATGCTTTTTCTCTTAAATGATTGGAGCCTTTTTTTAGTTTGCGAAATTATTGATTTCAGTAGCTATGATTGGAACTGTGTTGTAATGTTCAAATCTCTAAtcattgtaaatttgtaatcaCTGGACCATGGTATTTGTTAGCATCGCTTTAGTAAGAGTCGTCATTTTATACAGTTGTAAAACGAtccaaatatatgttttaaatgcAGTAAAAATCGATTGTTCATCTATCTTTTTGATATATAGCTATATCATTGAAGATTTATTTGTCAATTTGTTTAATTCATTTATCAATTTGGCTTCATGGAACATTTTGAACAAAGAGATCATGCTCTCTTCCTCGATTCACATAAAAGACGTCTCCTTTGACTTTCCTAATTTGCTTCCTCAGTTTACCAATTCCCTCCATTGCAATATTAAGCTGTATTAATCAGTTAACTAACGTTGTAAATTATATGCCTCCTTGATATATGTCTACTAACGTCCTTAACTAACGTTAACGATTATCATAAGACTTATAGCCAAAGGTGATTGCATGTCAACCGATTCAGAAATTAACCCAAATTAAGGAAACACATTTTTCTCTTCACGATGGAGAAACACATATTTacaaattcaaatataatatcTATTAAGTAGAGTGAATTACACAATACACGcaaacattttattaaaattacaacgggaaataataaatatatagccACTGCAAGTCCACATTCGGACTGAGTGCATTTTAGACACGTATAACAACACTTATagtaaagtttcaaaaaaaaaaaaacaacacttAGAGCAACAAGGTTACACCCGAAAAAATGCATTAAAACTCACCCAGACATTTATGAATATTACACATATATAATGATATTATAGATACCTTGGAAATAAAAATActtccaaaatattaaaaaaaaatgaaggaaataaagaagaagaaaaaacctTGAAGTTATTTTCGTTTAATTTGTAGTCTCATACTCAGGGAGATGAATAGTTTC is part of the Brassica rapa cultivar Chiifu-401-42 chromosome A09, CAAS_Brap_v3.01, whole genome shotgun sequence genome and harbors:
- the LOC117128408 gene encoding transcription factor RAX3-like, with product MVKIEEEPERTNPYNPQHQNSITNPFDVSFSQLLLDPNYYLGSGGGAEGDFAIMSSSTNSPLPNTSGDQNEHQQQEILQWFGSSNLQTEASSDMFLNNIGNLETNEDTRFYSSLAGVGAALAGGTTSTSADQSTISWEDITSLVNSEDASYFNGPN